A window of the Butyricimonas virosa genome harbors these coding sequences:
- a CDS encoding 3'-5' exonuclease — protein MELKLTNPIVFFDLETTGINIAKDKIVEISVLKVMPNGKEEQKTIRVNPEMHIPEQASAIHGIYDDDVKDCPTFKEIAKDLARYIEGCDLGGYNSNRFDIPLLAEEFLRVDVDFDMRKRKFVDVQTIFHKMEQRTLSAAYRFYCNKNLEDAHTAAADTTATYEVLKAQLDRYNDTLENDIAFLSKFSTQNNTADFAGFIIYNEEGVEVFNFGKNKGVPVVKVLKEQPGYFAWMLNGEFPLYTKKILTEIRLRTAGLVK, from the coding sequence GAAGGACAAGATCGTGGAGATTTCTGTTTTGAAGGTGATGCCGAACGGGAAAGAGGAACAGAAAACGATCCGGGTGAACCCGGAAATGCATATACCGGAGCAGGCATCTGCCATTCACGGGATTTATGATGATGATGTGAAGGATTGTCCGACGTTTAAAGAGATTGCCAAGGATTTGGCACGTTATATTGAGGGGTGTGACTTGGGGGGATATAATTCGAATCGTTTTGATATTCCATTACTGGCGGAGGAATTTTTGCGTGTGGACGTGGATTTCGATATGCGGAAACGGAAGTTCGTGGACGTGCAGACGATTTTCCATAAGATGGAGCAACGTACGTTAAGCGCGGCGTATCGTTTTTATTGTAACAAGAATTTGGAAGATGCCCACACGGCGGCTGCCGACACGACGGCTACTTACGAGGTGCTGAAAGCCCAGTTGGATCGTTACAATGACACGCTGGAGAACGACATTGCTTTCCTGAGCAAGTTTTCAACACAGAATAACACGGCAGATTTTGCCGGATTTATCATCTACAATGAAGAAGGGGTGGAGGTATTCAATTTCGGGAAGAATAAAGGAGTTCCCGTGGTGAAAGTATTGAAAGAACAACCCGGTTATTTCGCGTGGATGTTGAACGGGGAGTTCCCGTTGTACACGAAAAAGATTTTGACGGAGATCCGGTTGAGGACGGCGGGGTTGGTGAAATAA